One segment of Leucoraja erinacea ecotype New England chromosome 7, Leri_hhj_1, whole genome shotgun sequence DNA contains the following:
- the LOC129699101 gene encoding LOW QUALITY PROTEIN: transmembrane protein 177-like (The sequence of the model RefSeq protein was modified relative to this genomic sequence to represent the inferred CDS: deleted 1 base in 1 codon), with product MMTNQIFKKLTLFGSKHRVKLLAVSCGGLFATNAFCHVFPQRTYGKLYQAWSKGDPAELPERLKTTFQEVLQDAGVDSTQNYTAFAAFSFQPVSAGVPWLPSGALIGIPVNFNSTGAEGQGITNRIVMINGRNVKWDSEVGKSLRESLTFSSDAQRFAIAREVMYLQSSGPVLQSALAPACLAGTYVIGVASKQALGLYSGPFLLRGVFNLAAAAVGFVGYFLFSDALSHWLDYRSDHRTATISKNYAKGGIEFYDKVLARNRTFRLLLGKQGMEMYATNGNLFPKHWFRLKHAPYTSRKEMIENTLNDCWK from the exons ATGATGACAAATCAGATTTTTAAGAAACTTACTCTATTTGGCAGCAAACATAGAGTCAAGTTATTAGCTGTTTCCTGTGGAGGATTATTTGCCACCAATGCTTTCTGTCATGTCTTTCCCCAACGGACGTATGGAAAGTTGTATCAAGCTTGGTCCAAGGGAGATCCGGCTGAACTTCCAGAGAGGTTGAAAACCACTTTCCAAGAGGTGCTTCAAGATGCCGGAGTGGATTCAACGCAGAATTATACAGCGTTCGCTGCCTTCAGCTTTCAACCCGTGAGTGCG GGTGTTCCCTGGTTGCCCAGTGGAGCTCTCATTGGCATCCCAGTTAATTTCAACAGCACAGGGGCGGAAGGGCAAGGAATAACCAACCGAATTGTCATGATTAATGGCAGGAACGTCAAGTGGGATAGTGAGGTGGGGAAATCTCTGAGAGAATCCCTCACCTTTTCCTCCGATGCGCAGAGGTTTGCCATTGCAAGAGAGGTGATGTATTTGCAAAGCAGTGGCCCCGTCCTTCAGTCGGCGCTCGCACCAGCTTGCTTAGCAGGCACGTACGTGATAGGCGTGGCCTCGAAGCAAGCCCTCGGCCTTTACTCGGGACCCTTTTTATTACGTGGAGTATTTAACCTGGCTGCGGCAGCAGTGGGCTTTGTGGGTTATTTTCTTTTTTCTGATGCACTCAGTCACTGGCTCGACTACCGATCAGACCACCGGACAGCAACAATATCAAAGAATTATGCAAAGGGAGGCATTGAATTTTATGATAAAGTTCTTGCACGAAATCGAACTTTCCGTTTGCTCCTTGGCAAACAAGGGATGGAAATGTATGCAACAAATGGCAACCTTTTCCCTAAGCATTGGTTCCGACTAAAACATGCTCCTTACACCTCCAGGAAGGAGATGATTGAAAACACCCTGAATGACTGTTGGAAGTAA